From one Acidibrevibacterium fodinaquatile genomic stretch:
- a CDS encoding DUF3859 domain-containing protein produces the protein MFVAALPSHAETPEISILAVGIFRAAPVTGSLPPGLGDQTLSGVDRTGLPRLVAATETIPAKLCRSFGVIFDRAAPATAPLTIRVTHPPLRRPDGRAGSVDRFDIPPGAGPHYVGFTFTDPWEMVAGDWEFVILLGNRPLARQHFTVLAAIAAPDSGCANAVSRRIAPTAIAG, from the coding sequence GTGTTCGTCGCAGCGCTGCCCAGCCACGCCGAAACGCCCGAGATCAGTATCCTCGCCGTCGGAATTTTCCGTGCCGCCCCCGTCACCGGCAGCCTTCCGCCCGGCCTTGGCGACCAGACTCTGAGCGGCGTCGATCGCACCGGGCTGCCGCGCTTGGTCGCGGCGACCGAGACCATTCCCGCTAAGCTCTGCCGGAGCTTCGGCGTGATCTTCGACCGCGCCGCGCCAGCGACAGCGCCGCTCACCATTCGCGTGACCCACCCCCCGCTACGCCGGCCCGATGGCCGCGCCGGCAGCGTCGATCGCTTTGACATTCCCCCTGGCGCCGGGCCGCATTATGTCGGCTTCACCTTTACCGATCCCTGGGAAATGGTCGCCGGCGACTGGGAATTCGTGATCCTCCTCGGCAACCGCCCGCTCGCGCGCCAGCATTTCACCGTGCTGGCGGCGATCGCGGCGCCGGACTCTGGTTGCGCCAACGCGGTTTCGCGCCGGATCGCGCCGACCGCGATCGCAGGTTGA
- a CDS encoding tetratricopeptide repeat protein — translation MSAPTTPVATPPAPPPAAAAPAVPAPPGLAAQPPPPASTAERSKAILEQLQRAEQAMLAKRLGEAAGICQDVLEAVPDHPPALALLGAILGHRGDLARATSLIERALAKQPNVASWHTNLSGLYRLLYRFDDAVAAAREAVRLQPAIARFQVNLGKALMDRGERDAAIDAFLAALAREPAHPEAHLAIGQILLARGEMKPGWVEYEWRNQLEQAKGMLPKMAAPAWNGMRLPDDRILLVGDQGYGDTLQFSRYIPEVAARCREVVVGCSPDIAPLLRTIRGVAACHTRWDQIPPHKVFCLMSSLPGIFATDLPTIPAPIPYFSVDPPLIRAWQTRFERDLPRGALRVGVAWAGRTTHPNDRRRSMRLADLAPLGKVAGVAFVSLQQKFPPRDRATPNVLPGLLDVSEALTNFAETAAAIINLDLVICVDTSVGHLAGALGKPAWLMLPTPSDWRWLLDRSDSPWYPSLRLFRQSRAGDWSEVTAAIVQALEALPRRAK, via the coding sequence ATGAGCGCACCGACCACGCCCGTCGCCACCCCTCCCGCGCCGCCGCCGGCCGCCGCCGCGCCCGCGGTGCCGGCGCCGCCCGGTCTCGCCGCGCAGCCGCCGCCGCCCGCCTCAACGGCGGAGCGGAGCAAAGCCATTCTCGAGCAATTGCAACGCGCCGAGCAGGCCATGCTCGCCAAACGCCTCGGCGAAGCCGCCGGCATCTGCCAGGATGTGCTGGAGGCGGTGCCCGACCACCCGCCGGCGCTCGCCTTGCTCGGCGCCATTCTCGGCCATCGCGGCGATCTCGCGCGGGCGACCTCGCTGATCGAGCGGGCGCTTGCCAAGCAGCCGAATGTCGCCTCCTGGCATACCAATCTCTCGGGCCTCTATCGCCTGCTCTATCGTTTCGACGACGCCGTTGCCGCCGCCCGCGAAGCGGTGCGTCTGCAACCCGCGATTGCGCGCTTTCAGGTCAATCTCGGCAAGGCGCTGATGGATCGCGGCGAGCGCGACGCCGCGATCGATGCCTTTCTCGCCGCGCTCGCGAGAGAGCCCGCCCATCCCGAAGCGCATCTCGCGATCGGCCAGATCCTGCTCGCGCGCGGCGAGATGAAACCGGGCTGGGTGGAGTATGAATGGCGCAACCAGCTCGAACAGGCCAAGGGGATGCTCCCGAAAATGGCGGCGCCGGCGTGGAACGGCATGCGTTTGCCCGACGACCGCATCCTTCTCGTCGGCGATCAGGGGTATGGCGATACGCTGCAATTCAGCCGCTATATCCCCGAGGTCGCGGCGCGCTGCCGGGAGGTGGTGGTGGGCTGTAGCCCCGATATCGCGCCGCTGCTGCGCACGATCCGCGGCGTCGCCGCCTGCCATACCCGCTGGGATCAGATTCCGCCGCATAAGGTTTTTTGCCTGATGTCGAGTCTCCCCGGGATTTTCGCAACCGACCTTCCAACGATCCCAGCGCCGATCCCTTATTTCAGCGTCGATCCCCCCCTCATCCGCGCCTGGCAAACCCGTTTCGAGCGCGATCTGCCGCGTGGGGCCTTGCGCGTCGGCGTCGCCTGGGCGGGGCGCACGACCCACCCCAATGATCGCCGCCGCTCGATGCGGCTCGCCGACCTCGCCCCGCTCGGCAAGGTCGCGGGGGTCGCCTTCGTCTCGTTGCAGCAGAAATTCCCGCCGCGTGACCGCGCGACGCCGAACGTGCTGCCGGGCCTTCTCGATGTCTCCGAGGCGCTGACCAATTTCGCCGAAACCGCCGCCGCGATCATCAATCTCGATCTCGTGATATGCGTCGATACCTCGGTCGGCCATCTCGCCGGCGCGCTGGGCAAGCCGGCTTGGCTGATGCTCCCGACCCCGTCTGACTGGCGCTGGCTGCTCGATCGTAGCGACAGCCCCTGGTATCCCTCGCTCCGGCTCTTTCGCCAAAGCCGGGCCGGGGATTGGAGCGAGGTGACGGCGGCCATCGTGCAAGCGCTCGAGGCGCTGCCGCGGCGCGCGAAATAG
- a CDS encoding cupredoxin domain-containing protein, translating to MRSLFFSAMAVGLFTLGTGAALAADDVESRDLVIKDHVFSPAEITVPAGKRVAIHIKNMDKTAEEFDSSALKVEKVIAGGGSGTLYLRPLAPGRYKFEGEYHDKTAQGVVIAQ from the coding sequence ATGCGTTCCCTGTTCTTTTCCGCGATGGCCGTCGGCCTGTTCACCCTTGGCACTGGCGCGGCGCTCGCGGCTGACGATGTCGAAAGCCGTGACCTCGTGATCAAGGATCATGTCTTTTCTCCCGCCGAAATCACCGTCCCCGCCGGCAAGCGGGTGGCGATCCATATCAAGAACATGGACAAGACGGCAGAAGAGTTCGATTCTTCGGCGCTCAAGGTCGAAAAAGTGATCGCCGGCGGCGGCAGCGGCACCCTCTATCTCCGCCCGCTCGCGCCGGGACGCTATAAATTCGAGGGGGAATATCACGACAAGACCGCCCAAGGGGTCGTCATCGCGCAATAG
- the hemN gene encoding oxygen-independent coproporphyrinogen III oxidase produces MDIDALIARYDRRVPRYTSYPTAPHFSDAVGAATAAGWLAALPETASLSLYLHVPFCRTLCRFCGCHTSAVNTDAPLRTYAAALRDEIALVAQTIGKPLTVRQIHWGGGTPSILPAAELRAISESIRRHFHLARDAEIAIEIDPRRLPADRLAALRDMGVTRVSLGVQDFAPDVQETIGRQQSFAATAACAEALRGIGVGSVNLDLVYGLPHQTADGLRATLRQALTIAPERIAVFGYAHVPWMQRHQALIPEASLPDARARFLLREIAETEILAAGYLAIGLDHFAKPGDGLAQAAASGQLRRNFQGYTDDAADALIGLGASAISSLPQGYAQNAPRVPAYRAAIAAGGLAVARGVALDADDRLRRAAIEQVMCTMRLDLDALRAAHGAAADALDDAHPALAELAAIGLIAWDGRHLSVPASARPFLRAVAAAFDRYLDPVPTRHAPTI; encoded by the coding sequence ATGGACATCGACGCCCTGATCGCCCGCTATGACCGGCGGGTGCCGCGCTACACGAGCTATCCCACCGCGCCGCATTTCTCGGACGCGGTCGGCGCCGCGACCGCCGCCGGATGGCTCGCCGCCCTTCCTGAGACGGCGTCGCTCTCGCTTTATCTCCATGTTCCGTTCTGCCGCACGCTGTGCCGTTTTTGCGGCTGCCATACCAGTGCTGTGAATACTGACGCGCCGCTCCGCACCTACGCCGCGGCGCTGCGCGACGAGATCGCCCTGGTCGCGCAAACCATCGGCAAGCCGCTCACGGTCCGCCAGATCCATTGGGGGGGCGGCACGCCGAGCATCTTGCCGGCGGCGGAGTTACGCGCGATCAGCGAGAGCATCCGCCGACATTTCCACCTCGCGCGCGACGCCGAAATCGCGATCGAGATCGATCCGCGCCGGCTACCGGCGGACCGTCTTGCGGCTCTCAGGGACATGGGGGTGACGCGCGTGAGCCTCGGGGTGCAGGATTTCGCGCCCGACGTGCAGGAAACCATTGGGCGCCAGCAATCCTTCGCCGCGACCGCCGCCTGCGCCGAAGCCTTGCGCGGGATCGGGGTCGGCTCGGTCAATCTCGATCTGGTCTATGGTCTGCCGCACCAGACCGCGGACGGGCTGCGCGCGACCCTGCGCCAGGCGCTGACCATCGCGCCAGAGCGCATCGCGGTGTTCGGCTATGCCCATGTGCCGTGGATGCAGCGGCATCAGGCGCTCATCCCGGAGGCGTCGCTGCCGGATGCACGGGCGCGGTTTCTGCTTCGCGAAATCGCCGAGACCGAAATCCTCGCCGCGGGCTATCTCGCGATCGGTCTCGACCATTTCGCCAAACCCGGCGACGGGCTCGCGCAGGCCGCCGCCAGCGGTCAGCTGCGCCGGAATTTCCAAGGCTACACCGATGATGCCGCCGATGCCTTGATCGGCCTCGGCGCCTCGGCGATCAGCAGCCTGCCGCAGGGTTATGCGCAGAACGCGCCGCGCGTGCCGGCCTATCGCGCGGCGATCGCGGCGGGGGGCTTGGCGGTCGCGCGCGGGGTCGCGCTCGACGCCGATGACCGGCTGCGCCGCGCCGCGATCGAGCAGGTGATGTGCACGATGCGGCTCGATCTCGACGCGCTACGCGCAGCGCACGGCGCGGCCGCGGATGCGCTCGACGACGCCCATCCGGCCCTCGCCGAACTGGCGGCGATCGGCCTGATCGCCTGGGACGGCCGCCATCTCAGCGTGCCCGCCTCGGCGCGGCCATTTCTCCGCGCCGTCGCCGCCGCCTTCGATCGCTATCTCGACCCCGTGCCGACGCGCCACGCGCCCACGATCTGA
- a CDS encoding efflux RND transporter periplasmic adaptor subunit gives MNSSENPSPRKSRGPLIFGLIVLAVAVGLGVSGIMDRKKAEAELVKATDAAAIPTVAVIKPVPNQHADELVLPGDVESWYEAPIYARVNGYVKMWYRDIGARVKTNDLLAEIDTPDLDQQYAEAKAAYARAVADQKLADVTAQRWKRLLASDSVSHEDTDVKVYDDEAKHAVVAAAQANVSRLEALETFKRIVAPFDGVVTARRTDIGALVNAGGGTGPELFTVADIHKMRVYVRIPQIYISRIKSGMEADLYMPEYPNEVFPAKLNTTANAVSPDSRTLLVELWADNPDGKLQPGTYANVHFKLPPNPSTVRVPVSALMFQQHGLQVAVVDATRHVKMHDVTIGLDMGADVEIISGLAATDRVINSPPDSLSPGDLVNVAGEGGKGSSGKGGEQLSEASQ, from the coding sequence ATGAACAGCAGCGAAAACCCGTCCCCCCGCAAGAGCCGCGGCCCGCTGATTTTCGGTCTGATCGTGCTTGCCGTTGCCGTGGGGCTCGGCGTCTCCGGCATCATGGACCGCAAAAAAGCCGAAGCCGAGCTGGTCAAGGCGACCGATGCGGCGGCGATCCCGACGGTTGCGGTGATCAAGCCGGTGCCCAACCAGCACGCGGATGAGCTGGTGCTGCCGGGCGATGTCGAATCTTGGTACGAAGCGCCGATCTATGCCCGCGTCAACGGCTACGTGAAGATGTGGTATCGGGATATCGGCGCGCGGGTCAAAACCAACGACCTTCTCGCCGAGATCGACACCCCCGATCTCGATCAGCAATATGCCGAGGCCAAGGCCGCCTATGCCCGCGCGGTCGCCGACCAGAAGCTCGCCGATGTCACCGCCCAGCGCTGGAAGCGGCTGCTTGCCTCTGACTCGGTCTCGCACGAGGACACCGACGTCAAGGTTTATGACGACGAAGCCAAGCACGCGGTGGTGGCGGCGGCGCAAGCCAATGTCAGCCGTCTCGAGGCGCTCGAGACCTTCAAGCGCATCGTCGCCCCGTTCGACGGCGTGGTGACGGCGCGGCGCACCGATATCGGCGCCCTGGTCAACGCCGGCGGCGGCACCGGGCCGGAGCTGTTCACCGTCGCCGATATCCACAAGATGCGCGTCTATGTCCGCATCCCGCAAATCTACATCTCGCGCATCAAGAGCGGGATGGAGGCCGATCTCTATATGCCGGAATACCCGAACGAAGTCTTCCCGGCCAAGCTCAACACGACGGCGAATGCGGTGAGCCCGGATTCCCGCACCCTGCTCGTCGAGCTTTGGGCGGATAACCCGGATGGCAAGCTCCAGCCCGGCACCTATGCCAATGTCCATTTCAAGCTGCCGCCCAATCCGTCGACGGTTCGCGTTCCGGTGAGCGCGCTGATGTTCCAGCAGCACGGATTGCAAGTCGCGGTGGTGGACGCGACCCGCCACGTCAAGATGCATGACGTGACCATCGGGCTCGACATGGGCGCGGATGTCGAAATCATCTCCGGGCTCGCCGCCACCGATCGGGTGATCAACTCCCCGCCCGATTCCCTTTCGCCCGGTGATCTCGTCAATGTCGCCGGCGAGGGAGGCAAGGGCTCGAGCGGCAAAGGCGGCGAGCAGCTTTCAGAGGCTAGCCAGTGA
- a CDS encoding DUF3473 domain-containing protein, translated as MISSSYVKLTGRLSSHADAGGGEAPVFGPVSFTVDLEDHAPLAEGPARVKALTESLLEFFAAHRISATFFITDEIARRAPLLVRAIAAGGHEIASHGYCHARLQALDPQDFAAGITAAKARLEDIGAVAVAGFRAPFFSLVPRTAWAVEGLLAAGFAYSSSVIPGPAWIAGWPGAPRAAFRWPGGLLELPVPVAPLAGRLLPVLGGMYLRALPLRDLRRLWRRLAGQTLWTYCHPYDIETEMRGRLRGLGGVASLVLGLNRGATLQRWRLLAAAAAPPLGVRAETLAAAPFLEQGRF; from the coding sequence ATGATCTCATCCTCATATGTGAAGCTCACCGGCCGATTGTCCAGCCATGCCGATGCCGGCGGCGGGGAAGCGCCGGTTTTCGGCCCGGTCAGCTTCACCGTCGATCTCGAGGATCACGCCCCCCTGGCCGAGGGGCCGGCGCGGGTAAAAGCGCTGACCGAGAGCTTGCTCGAATTTTTCGCGGCCCACCGGATCAGCGCGACTTTTTTCATCACCGACGAGATTGCCCGCCGCGCGCCCCTGCTGGTGCGCGCCATCGCCGCGGGTGGGCATGAAATCGCCTCGCACGGCTATTGCCATGCCCGCTTGCAGGCGCTCGATCCGCAGGATTTCGCCGCCGGGATAACGGCGGCGAAGGCGCGGCTCGAGGATATCGGCGCGGTCGCGGTCGCCGGATTTCGCGCGCCGTTCTTTTCGCTCGTGCCGAGGACGGCGTGGGCGGTGGAGGGGCTGCTCGCGGCGGGTTTCGCCTATTCTTCGAGCGTCATCCCCGGCCCCGCTTGGATCGCTGGCTGGCCGGGGGCGCCGCGCGCGGCGTTTCGCTGGCCGGGCGGCTTGCTCGAATTGCCGGTGCCGGTCGCGCCGCTGGCCGGGCGGCTGCTGCCGGTGCTGGGCGGGATGTATCTCCGCGCCTTGCCGCTCCGCGATCTCCGGCGCCTCTGGCGGCGCCTCGCGGGGCAGACGCTCTGGACCTATTGTCATCCCTATGACATCGAAACCGAGATGAGGGGGCGGTTGCGCGGTCTCGGCGGTGTCGCAAGCCTGGTGCTCGGGCTCAACCGCGGGGCGACGCTACAGCGCTGGCGGCTGCTTGCCGCGGCGGCCGCGCCACCACTCGGGGTGCGCGCCGAAACCCTCGCCGCGGCGCCGTTTTTAGAGCAAGGTAGGTTTTGA
- a CDS encoding FTR1 family iron permease, with amino-acid sequence MVAALLIVFREVIEAGLIVGIVMAATKGVPGRGRMVGLGIAAGVMGACLLAAGAGRLGALFAGSGQEVFQAAVLGIATLMLAWHTIWMASHGRAIAHEMRALGGAVREGSRPLVALGIVVAIAVLREGSEVVLFLYGIALSGGVSGWGMVVGGALGIVAGALVAALLYGGLIAIPVGRMLSLTGALITLMAAGMAAQAVAFLQQAGFADLLSAPVWNSAALLSDDSIAGRLAHSLVGYTAEPDGLQLLVYAATLATISGLARAVRSGMRPARAAAAE; translated from the coding sequence ATGGTCGCTGCGTTGCTGATCGTCTTTCGTGAGGTCATCGAGGCCGGGTTGATCGTCGGCATCGTGATGGCGGCGACCAAGGGGGTTCCCGGGCGCGGCCGGATGGTCGGGCTCGGCATCGCCGCGGGGGTCATGGGCGCCTGTCTCCTCGCGGCTGGCGCCGGTCGTCTCGGCGCTCTTTTCGCGGGCAGCGGCCAGGAGGTTTTTCAGGCCGCGGTGCTCGGCATCGCGACCCTGATGCTCGCCTGGCACACGATCTGGATGGCAAGCCACGGCCGCGCCATCGCCCACGAGATGCGCGCCCTCGGCGGCGCGGTGCGCGAGGGCAGCCGGCCACTCGTCGCGCTTGGCATCGTGGTTGCGATCGCGGTGCTGCGCGAAGGCTCGGAAGTGGTGCTGTTTCTTTACGGCATCGCGCTCTCAGGCGGCGTGTCGGGCTGGGGGATGGTGGTCGGCGGGGCGCTTGGCATCGTCGCTGGCGCCCTCGTCGCGGCGTTGCTTTATGGCGGCCTCATCGCGATCCCGGTCGGGCGCATGCTGTCGCTCACCGGCGCGCTGATCACGCTGATGGCCGCCGGCATGGCAGCGCAAGCGGTCGCGTTCTTGCAGCAGGCGGGGTTCGCCGATCTGCTGTCGGCGCCGGTGTGGAACTCGGCGGCGTTGCTCAGCGACGACTCCATCGCCGGCCGGCTCGCCCATAGCCTGGTCGGCTACACCGCCGAGCCCGACGGCTTGCAGCTTTTGGTGTACGCCGCGACCCTGGCGACGATCTCCGGTCTTGCGCGCGCGGTGCGGTCAGGGATGCGCCCGGCGCGTGCCGCGGCGGCGGAATAG
- a CDS encoding serine/threonine-protein kinase, producing MAEKSAEHPATREGGRGAAALIGGRYQVDFASPLAGAGGGMMAFVTRDQQNAAAGLMALQIRPSAPARVHAIEHLSKSAIPGLLLPLAHGVALTPEGSEAGFVICGAPPGPSLAASPRVWGERELLECVLRPAAMGLDALATRGVTHRAIRPDNIFQGSAGEPVTLGAAWAGPPGSLQPALYEPPYVAMCHPAGRGDGVIADDIYALGVTLLTLALGRTPLAGLDDAAIIRRKLDLGSYAALVGEARLPAMIADLLRGMLAEDPIHRPPPQLYLDPSAARARRLAARPGRRAQRALKIADQPIWDARSLAYALARRPEEAVHLVRSHYLDHWLRRSLGDAVLAGRADDVVRQRSEFPPEDSRADATMTMRLIAVLDPLAPLCWRGVALWPDGLGGVLAEGMQENSELAAKIDDLVAAEAVAGWALMRPELCDATALRQTAQHHRMWQRIRGLGGGLARIAYALNPLQPCASPLLAGRWVARLADLLPALEAISQQPERRRGEPVDGHIAAFIAAHQDGRLSGDLGAFAGDAAGGEPQLASLRALSRLQAAHPAPLPGLAAWLVERAEPLTERWHNRARRADVLAQLRRLVQAGQLLPMLALFDDRNTLATDAQGLKQALSAVAKIDAERAALRTASAERRRHATRIGHEIAVGSGMLALASSVGWLVFG from the coding sequence ATGGCGGAAAAATCTGCTGAACATCCTGCGACGCGCGAGGGCGGGCGGGGGGCCGCGGCGCTGATTGGCGGGCGCTATCAGGTCGATTTCGCCTCCCCGCTCGCCGGCGCCGGCGGCGGGATGATGGCGTTCGTCACACGCGATCAGCAAAACGCCGCGGCGGGGTTGATGGCGCTGCAGATCCGGCCGAGCGCGCCGGCCCGCGTCCATGCCATCGAACATCTCAGCAAAAGCGCCATCCCCGGGCTTTTGCTGCCGCTCGCGCACGGCGTCGCCCTCACACCGGAAGGCAGCGAAGCCGGCTTCGTCATCTGCGGCGCGCCGCCCGGCCCCTCGCTCGCCGCAAGCCCGCGGGTCTGGGGCGAGCGTGAGCTGCTGGAGTGCGTGCTGCGCCCGGCGGCGATGGGGCTCGATGCCCTGGCGACGCGCGGCGTCACCCATCGCGCCATTCGCCCCGATAATATCTTCCAGGGCAGCGCCGGCGAGCCGGTGACCCTCGGCGCCGCTTGGGCCGGCCCGCCGGGAAGCTTGCAGCCGGCGCTTTATGAACCGCCTTATGTCGCGATGTGCCATCCCGCCGGCCGCGGTGATGGCGTCATCGCTGACGATATCTATGCCCTCGGCGTCACCTTGCTCACGCTCGCGCTTGGGCGGACGCCGCTCGCCGGGCTGGATGACGCGGCGATCATCCGGCGCAAGCTCGATCTCGGCAGCTATGCCGCCCTGGTCGGCGAGGCGCGTCTGCCGGCGATGATCGCCGATCTGTTGCGTGGCATGCTGGCCGAGGATCCGATCCATCGCCCGCCGCCGCAGCTCTATCTCGACCCTTCGGCGGCGCGGGCGCGGAGACTGGCGGCGCGGCCCGGGCGGCGGGCGCAGCGTGCCTTGAAAATTGCCGACCAGCCGATCTGGGACGCGCGTTCGCTCGCCTATGCCCTCGCCCGCCGGCCCGAGGAGGCGGTGCACTTGGTGCGCAGCCACTATCTCGACCATTGGCTGCGCCGGAGCCTCGGCGATGCGGTGCTGGCCGGGCGGGCGGATGACGTCGTGCGCCAGCGGAGCGAATTTCCCCCCGAGGATTCCCGCGCCGACGCGACGATGACGATGCGCCTGATCGCCGTTCTCGATCCGCTGGCGCCGCTCTGCTGGCGTGGTGTTGCTCTCTGGCCCGACGGGCTCGGCGGCGTGCTCGCCGAGGGCATGCAGGAAAACAGCGAGCTGGCCGCCAAGATCGACGATCTCGTGGCCGCCGAGGCGGTCGCCGGCTGGGCCCTGATGCGCCCCGAACTCTGTGACGCAACGGCGCTCCGCCAGACCGCCCAGCATCACCGCATGTGGCAGCGCATCCGCGGCCTCGGCGGCGGCCTTGCGCGGATCGCCTATGCCCTCAACCCGCTGCAGCCCTGCGCCAGCCCGCTGCTCGCCGGCCGCTGGGTCGCGCGGCTCGCTGATCTCCTGCCGGCGCTGGAGGCGATTTCGCAGCAGCCCGAGCGCCGGCGCGGCGAGCCGGTGGACGGCCACATCGCCGCCTTCATCGCCGCCCATCAGGATGGCCGGCTCAGCGGCGATCTCGGCGCCTTCGCCGGCGATGCGGCGGGCGGCGAGCCGCAGCTCGCGAGCCTGCGCGCGCTGTCGCGGCTGCAGGCGGCGCATCCCGCGCCGCTTCCGGGCCTCGCCGCCTGGCTCGTCGAGCGCGCCGAACCGCTGACCGAGCGTTGGCACAACCGCGCCCGGCGCGCCGACGTTTTGGCGCAGCTCCGCCGCTTGGTCCAAGCCGGGCAATTGCTGCCCATGCTCGCCTTGTTTGACGACCGGAATACGCTGGCGACCGATGCCCAGGGGTTGAAACAGGCCCTTAGCGCGGTCGCCAAGATCGATGCCGAGCGCGCGGCACTGCGAACCGCGTCCGCCGAGCGCCGCCGTCACGCGACCCGTATCGGCCATGAGATCGCGGTCGGCAGCGGCATGCTCGCGCTGGCGTCGAGCGTCGGCTGGCTGGTGTTCGGATGA
- a CDS encoding SDR family NAD(P)-dependent oxidoreductase, translated as MSDKIAETTFPGAAELFSLAGRTALITGASGGLGLAFAHMLHGAGAHVILAARNEARLAAAAAALGERAEAARLDVTDDASIEACLAGLAARGVVADIIVNNAGIATPKPAIEQSAADWDAVVAVNLRGAFLVARAAARRLITAKRPGSIINIASILGIRVGSHLASYTAAKAGLLHLTRSLAVEFARHQIRVNALAPGYIETDMNSAFFATEAGQAMIRRIPQRRLGTPRDLAGPLLLLASDAGAHMTGATIVVDGGHTVNSV; from the coding sequence ATGTCAGATAAAATCGCAGAAACGACGTTCCCGGGCGCCGCCGAACTCTTCTCGCTCGCCGGGCGCACGGCGCTGATCACCGGCGCCTCCGGCGGCCTCGGGCTCGCCTTCGCGCACATGCTCCACGGCGCCGGCGCCCATGTCATTCTCGCCGCCCGCAATGAGGCGCGGCTGGCCGCCGCGGCTGCCGCCCTCGGCGAGCGGGCCGAAGCCGCACGGCTCGACGTCACCGATGACGCCTCGATCGAGGCCTGCCTCGCCGGGCTCGCGGCGCGGGGGGTGGTCGCTGACATCATCGTCAACAATGCCGGCATCGCCACGCCTAAGCCCGCCATCGAGCAGAGCGCCGCCGATTGGGATGCGGTGGTCGCGGTCAATCTCCGCGGCGCGTTCCTGGTGGCGCGCGCCGCGGCGCGGCGGCTGATCACGGCCAAGCGGCCGGGATCGATCATCAACATCGCCTCGATCCTCGGGATCCGCGTCGGCTCCCATCTCGCATCCTACACCGCCGCCAAGGCCGGATTGCTGCACCTGACGCGGAGCCTCGCGGTCGAGTTCGCCCGCCACCAGATCCGCGTCAACGCGCTGGCGCCGGGGTATATCGAAACCGATATGAACTCCGCATTTTTCGCGACCGAAGCGGGGCAAGCGATGATCCGCCGCATCCCACAGCGCCGGCTCGGGACGCCGCGCGACCTCGCCGGCCCGCTGCTCCTGCTCGCCTCCGACGCCGGCGCGCACATGACCGGGGCGACGATCGTCGTCGATGGCGGGCACACGGTGAATAGCGTTTGA
- a CDS encoding CaiB/BaiF CoA transferase family protein, whose translation MSLPLARFTVLDLSRVRAGPTAVRQLADWGAQVIKIEAPAAEEGLGGGREGADFQNLHRNKRAITLDLKQPEGVALLKRLAARADVLVENYRPDVKRRLGIDYPVLREVNPRLVYASISGFGQDGPYAERPGFDQIAQGMGGLMSITGRPGEGPMRVGIPVADLTAGIFCAMGILIALLEREESGIGQYVESSLLAAQIAMLDFQAARWLIERDVPGQAGNNHPTTVPTGVFKTADGHINIAVAGNAIYRRFCDALGAPHLATDAKFATGAARLAHRDEMNAAIEAITVTRPAAAWIEALNAAGVPAGPIYRIDEVFADPQVRHLGIAAPVMHPKRGRMELVGQAVSLSRTNWALRSATPEMGEHTEAVLGELGLDASEIAALRKKKVI comes from the coding sequence ATGAGCCTCCCCCTCGCCCGTTTCACCGTTCTCGACCTTTCCCGCGTCCGCGCCGGCCCGACCGCGGTCCGCCAGCTCGCCGATTGGGGGGCGCAGGTCATCAAGATCGAAGCCCCGGCCGCCGAGGAAGGGCTCGGCGGCGGGCGCGAGGGGGCGGATTTCCAAAATCTGCACCGCAACAAACGCGCCATCACCCTCGATCTCAAGCAGCCGGAGGGGGTCGCGCTGCTCAAACGCCTGGCCGCGCGCGCCGATGTCTTGGTCGAGAATTACCGGCCCGACGTCAAGCGCCGCCTCGGTATCGATTATCCGGTCTTGCGCGAGGTCAATCCGCGCCTCGTCTATGCCAGCATTTCCGGCTTCGGCCAGGACGGTCCCTATGCCGAGCGGCCCGGCTTCGATCAGATCGCGCAGGGCATGGGCGGGCTGATGTCGATCACCGGCCGCCCGGGCGAGGGGCCGATGCGGGTCGGCATCCCGGTCGCCGATCTCACGGCGGGGATCTTCTGCGCCATGGGCATCCTGATCGCGCTGCTCGAACGCGAGGAATCGGGCATCGGCCAATATGTCGAAAGCTCGCTGCTCGCAGCACAAATCGCCATGCTCGATTTCCAGGCGGCGCGCTGGCTGATCGAGCGCGACGTGCCCGGCCAGGCCGGCAACAATCACCCGACCACGGTGCCGACCGGCGTCTTCAAGACCGCGGATGGGCATATCAACATCGCGGTGGCCGGCAACGCGATCTATCGCCGCTTTTGCGACGCGCTCGGCGCCCCGCATCTCGCGACCGACGCCAAATTCGCGACCGGCGCGGCGCGCCTTGCCCATCGCGACGAGATGAATGCGGCGATCGAGGCGATCACCGTGACCCGGCCCGCAGCGGCCTGGATCGAGGCGCTGAACGCGGCGGGCGTGCCGGCCGGGCCGATCTATCGCATCGACGAAGTCTTCGCCGACCCGCAAGTCCGCCATCTCGGCATCGCCGCCCCTGTGATGCACCCCAAGCGCGGGCGGATGGAACTCGTCGGTCAGGCGGTCTCGCTGTCGCGCACCAATTGGGCCTTGCGGAGCGCAACCCCGGAGATGGGCGAGCATACTGAGGCGGTGCTGGGCGAACTCGGCCTCGATGCCAGCGAGATCGCGGCGCTGAGGAAGAAGAAGGTGATCTGA